The following are encoded in a window of Aegilops tauschii subsp. strangulata cultivar AL8/78 unplaced genomic scaffold, Aet v6.0 ptg000846l_obj, whole genome shotgun sequence genomic DNA:
- the LOC109740023 gene encoding G-type lectin S-receptor-like serine/threonine-protein kinase B120 gives MPIADPSSAILAFTNKFNLALSDTNGQLLWMTNISATGNSSSEATGGEAMLDNNGNFILQSSEGIILWQSFDYPTDTLLPGMNLRITHRTHALQRLISWRNPQDPSPGNFSYGADPDEFLQRFIWNGSTPYRRSPVWNNFLVVGQYIESIRSTIYFTLQTIDDEVYISFGLPAPSVSSLLLVKMDYSGKMKIRTWKSNVSKWTDLQSEPNQECNKFGYCGPFGYCDNTQPIVTCKCFDGFEPNNKQEWTAHRFSQGCHRMEALRCGQGDGFLNTSNMKVPDQFVFVKNRSLDECIAECTSNCSCTAYAYANMSTKFMNGDETRCLLWIGDLIDTEKLIGQGENLYIRINGLNDKKRKSIVLKITLPVVSSLLIVICAWLVWICNLGGKQKNKKNWKKVMSGTSSTSVELHDGNLKYPFISFKEIVLATNNFSNSNILGHGGFGNVYKGTLEDGTKIAVKRLSKGSGQGVIEFRNEVILIAKLQHQNLVRLLGFCIHGDEKLLIYEYLPNKSLDAMLFDATRKSMLDWPMRFEIIKGVARGLLYLHQDSRLKIIHRDLKASNILLDAEMSPKISDFGMARIFGGNQQQENTDRVVGTVRIII, from the exons ATGCCGATCGCCGATCCTTCTTCTGCAATACTCGCCTTCACAAACAAATTCAATCTCGCCTTGTCAGACACCAATGGCCAGCTTCTCTGGATGACAAACATCAGTGCTACAGGAAATTCATCATCAGAGGCAACTGGTGGAGAAGCCATGCTTGATAACAATGGGAATTTTATCCTTCAGTCATCAGAAGGCATCATCTTATGGCAAAGCTTCGATTACCCGACCGACACTCTCCTTCCAGGTATGAACCTCAGGATCACCCACAGGACGCATGCACTACAACGGCTTATCTCTTGGAGAAACCCCCAGGACCCATCCCCGGGGAACTTCTCATATGGTGCAGACCCTGATGAGTTTCTGCAGCGTTTTATATGGAATGGCTCAACACCATACCGGCGAAGTCCGGTATGGAATAACTTTTTGGTAGTCGGGCAGTATATCGAGAGTATCAGGTCCACAATTTACTTTACGCTGCAAACTATTGATGATGAGGTATACATTTCCTTTGGACTACCAGCACCAAGTGTCTCCTCATTGTTGCTTGTGAAGATGGACTACTCAGGCAAGATGAAGATACGAACCTGGAAAAGCAACGTGTCCAAATGGACTGACCTGCAGTCAGAACCTAACCAGGAATGCAACAAATTTGGTTACTGTGGTCCATTTGGTTACTGTGATAACACGCAGCCTATTGTGACATGCAAGTGTTTTGATGGCTTTGAGCCAAACAACAAACAAGAATGGACAGCCCACAGGTTTTCACAGGGATGCCATCGGATGGAAGCACTAAGATGTGGTCAAGGGGATGGCTTCTTAAATACGTCAAACATGAAGGTTCCCGACCAGTTCGTTTTTGTCAAGAATAGAAGCTTAGATGAATGCATAGCAGAATGCACCAGTAACTGCTCCTGCACGGCGTATGCTTATGCCAATATGAGCACCAAGTTTATGAATGGCGATGAAACTAGGTGCCTATTATGGATTGGAGATTTGATTGACACAGAGAAGCTAATTGGACAAGGGGAAAACCTCTACATCCGGATTAATGGATTGAATG ATAAAAAGCGGAAGAGCATTGTTTTAAAAATTACACTGCCGGTCGTGTCAAGTTTGCTCATAGTCATATGTGCGTGGCTTGTTTGGATCTGCAACTTGGGAG GCAAACAAAAAAACAAGAAAAATTGGAAGAAGGTGATGTCAGGAACTTCGAGCACTTCTGTTGAACTTCACGATGGAAACTTAAAGTATCCTTTTATAAGCTTCAAAGAAATTGTACTTGCAACAAACAATTTCTCTAACTCCAACATACTTGGACATGGAGGTTTTGGCAATGTTTACAAG GGGACATTAGAAGATGGTACAAAAATTGCTGTGAAAAGGCTTAGTAAGGGTTCTGGCCAGGGGGTAATAGAGTTCAGAAATGAAGTAATACTCATTGCGAAGTTGCAGCACCAAAACTTGGTTAGACTTCTAGGTTTCTGCATCCATGGAGATGAGAAACTATTGATATATGAATACTTACCTAACAAGAGTCTAGACGCCATGCTTTTCG ATGCCACAAGAAAATCAATGCTTGATTGGCCGATGAGATTCGAGATAATCAAAGGGGTAGCTAGAGGACTTCTTTATCTTCATCAAGATTCAAGGCTGAAGATAATTCACAGGGATCTGAAAGCAAGCAACATATTACTAGATGCCGAAATGAGCCCTAAAATATCTGATTTTGGTATGGCAAGGATATTTGGCGGCAATCAGCAGCAAGAAAATACCGACCGCGTTGTTGGCACTGTTAGAATTATAATATAG